From one Lolium rigidum isolate FL_2022 chromosome 4, APGP_CSIRO_Lrig_0.1, whole genome shotgun sequence genomic stretch:
- the LOC124707161 gene encoding syntaxin-71, translating to MTVIDILTRVDAICQKYDKYDVDKLNGANVAGEDPFARLYGSVDAEISQCEEKAEAAKQEKSRAAVVAINAEIRRTKAKLIEEDMPKLMRLAVKKVKGLTKEELTTRSELVSALPDRIQSIPDGSATAAKSNGGWGASGSRPGGGIKFDSTSDGNFDDEYFKGTEESNKFRQEYEMRRMKQDEGLDIIGEGLETLRNMAADMNEELDRQVPLMDEMDDKVDRANADLKNTNVRLKQTILQMRSSRNFCIDIVLLCVILGIAAYLYNVLKK from the exons ATGACGGTCATCGACATCCTCACGCGGGTGGACGCCATCTGCCAGAAGTACGACAAGTACGACGTCGACAAGCTCAACGGCGCCAACGTCGCCGGCGAGGACCCCTTCGCGCGCCTCTACGGCTCCGTCGACGCCGAGATCTCCCAGTGCGAGGAG AAAGCGGAGGCGGCGAAGCAGGAGAAGAGCCGGGCCGCGGTGGTCGCCATCAATGCCGAGATCCGGCGCACCAAGGCCAAGCTCATCGAGGAGGACATGCCCAAGCTGATGCGCCTCGCCGTGAAGAAG GTCAAAGGGCTCACAAAGGAGGAACTTACGACCCGTAGTGAACTGGTTTCTGCCTTGCCTGACAGAATTCAGTCAATACCAGATGGTAGTGCTACTGCGGCAAAGAGCAATGGAGGTTGGGGAGCCTCAGGATCCCGTCCCGGTGGGGGCATTAAGTTCGACTCTACTTCTG ATGGGAACTTTGATGACGAGTACTTTAAGGGGACAGAAGAATCAAACAAATTTCGTCAGGAATATGAGATGCGTAGAATGAAGCAG GATGAAGGTTTGGATATCATTGGTGAAGGGCTGGAGACCCTGAGAAACATGGCAGCTGATATGAACGAG GAATTGGATAGGCAAGTTCCCTTGATGGATGAAATGGATGACAAG GTGGATAGAGCGAATGCAGATCTGAAGAATACCAACGTGAGACTAAAGCAGACTATTCTTCAG ATGAGATCCAGCCGCAACTTCTGCATCGACATTGTCCTGCTCTGTGTCATACTCGGTATTGCTGCCTACCTCTACAA TGTGCTAAAAAAGTGA